A region of Drosophila mauritiana strain mau12 chromosome 3L, ASM438214v1, whole genome shotgun sequence DNA encodes the following proteins:
- the LOC117142128 gene encoding formin-like protein isoform X1, with translation MGAVKSRTITSADVDADEQLQHPNPHAHHHSMRNGHQHNGSISSGTLQKQDLRYDIGCSSQYQHVRQPSLRSRSQQPMPTTDELDRRFAKVLASMDLPPDKAKLLRNYDDEKKWDMICDQEMVQAKDPPSHYLSKLRTYLDPKASRSHRLYLFYFLCQKRKMVGESTSTQVLRDLEISLRTNHIEWVKEFLDDTNQGLDALVDYLSFRLQMMRHEQRLQGVLCASEERLNLTNGGDGGEIVMGNSSSVSPGGGGGLLSHGNSTGHGLANGTLDSRQQHTMSYGFLRPTIADALDSPSLKRRSRHIAKLNMGAATDDIHVSIMCLRAIMNNKYGFNMVIQHREAINCIALSLIHKSLRTKALVLELLAAICLVKGGHEIILGSFDNFKDVCQEKRRFQTLMEYFMNFEAFNIDFMVACMQFMNIVVHSVEDMNYRVHLQYEFTALGLDKYLERIRLTESEELKVQISAYLDNVFDVAALMEDSETKTSALERVQELEDQLEREIDRNSEFLYKYAELESESLTLKTEREQLAMIRQKLEEELTVMQRMLQHNEQELKKRDTLLHTKNMELQTLSRSLPRSASSGDGSLANGGLMAGSTSGAASLTLPPPPPPMPASPTASSAAPPPPPPPAPPAPPPPPMMPGFSPLGSPSGSLASTAPSPPHAPPMLSSFQPPPPPVAGFMPAPDGAMTIKRKVPTKYKLPTLNWIALKPNQVRGTIFNELDDEKIFKQIDFNEFEERFKIGIGGALRNGSNGTEVDGSLQSSKRFKRPDNVSLLEHTRLRNIAISRRKLGMPIDDVIAAIHSLDLKKLSLENVELLQKMVPTDAEVKSYKEYIIERKDQQLLTEEDKFMLQLSRVERISSKLAIMNYMGNFVDSVHLISPQVQSIAGASNSLKQSRKFKAVLEIVLAFGNYLNSNKRGPAYGFKLQSLDTLIDTKSTDKRSSLLHYIVATIRAKFPELLNFESELYGTDKAASVALENVVADVQELEKGMDLVRKEAELRVKGAQTHILRDFLNNSEDKLKKIKSDLRHAQEAFKECVEYFGDSSRNADAAAFFALIVRFTRAFKQHDQENEQRLRLEKAAALAASKKENDQVLMRNKVNQKKQQEAVINELKSKAHSVREKKLLQQDEVYNGALEDILLGLKSEPYRRADAVRRSQRRRIDNNRLSRTLEEMDC, from the exons GCTTCGATGGACTTGCCACCGGATAAAGCAAAGTTGCTGCGGAACTACGATGACGAGAAGAAGTGGGACATGATATGCGATCAA GAAATGGTGCAGGCAAAGGATCCGCCCTCACATTACTTGAGTAAACTGCGCACATATCTGGACCCAAAGGCATCAAGGAGTCATCGG CTTTATCTCTTCTACTTTCTTTGTCAGAAACGGAAAATGGTCGGCGAGTCCACGTCCACCCAGGTGCTCCGCGATCTGGAGATCTCGCTGCGCACGAACCACATCGAGTGGGTGAAGGAGTTCCTGGATGACACGAACCAGGGTCTGGACGCCCTGGTCGACTATCTCAGCTTCCGACTGCAGATGATGCGGCACGAGCAGCGCCTTCAGGGTGTCTTATGTGCCTCGGAGGAGCGTCTGAATCTCACGAACGGCGGCGATGGCGGCGAGATAGTGATGGGAAACAGTAGTTCTGTTAGTCCTGGTGGAGGTGGTGGTTTACTATCCCATGGAAACAGTACGGGTCATGGTCTGGCCAATGGCACACTGGACTCGAGGCAGCAGCACACAATGTCCTATGGATTCCTACGACCCACCATTGCCGATGCTCTGGATAGTCCTAGTTTGAAGCGAAGGTCACGACATATTGCCAAATTAAACATGGGTGCCGCCACGGACGACATCCATGTGTCCATTATGTGCCTGCGAGCCATCATGAACAACAAGTATGGGTTCAACATGGTCATCCAGCATCGCGAGGCCATCAACTGCATTGCCTTGAGTCTTATCCACAAATCGCTGAGGACGAAAGCCCTGGTCCTGGAGCTGCTGGCAGCCATCTGTCTGGTAAAGGGCGGACACGAGATCATTTTGGGTTCGTTCGATAACTTCAAGGATGTGTGCCAGGAGAAGCGTCGCTTCCAAACGCTCATGGAGTACTTTATGAACTTCGAGGCCTTTAACATAGATTTTATGGTTGCCTGCATGCAGTTTATGAACATCGTTGTCCACTCGGTGGAGGACATGAACTACAGAGTCCACTTGCAGTACGAGTTTACGGCCCTGGGCTTGGATAAGTATCTGGAGCGAATTCGACTGACAGAATCGGAGGAGCTGAAGGTGCAGATATCAGCCTATTTGGACAACGTCTTCGATGTGGCTGCCTTGATGGAGGATTCCGAGACAAAAACTTCAGCCCTGGAACGAGTCCAGGAGCTTGAGGATCAACTTGAGCGAGAAATAGATCGTAACTCAGAGTTCCTCTATAAGTATGCGGAATTAGAGTCCGAGAGTCTAACGCTGAAAACGGAACGCGAGCAGCTGGCTATGATCCGGCAGAAGCTGGAGGAGGAACTTACAGTGATGCAGCGGATGTTGCAGCACAACGAGCAGGAACTGAAGAAGCGGGACACACTGCTGCACACAAAGAACATGGAGCTGCAGACGCTTTCGCGTTCCCTGCCACGATCCGCCTCCAGCGGCGATGGTTCTCTGGCGAATGGTGGCCTCATGGCTGGTTCCACTTCGGGGGCAGCCTCTCTAACATTGCCACCACCTCCGCCGCCAATGCCCGCCTCGCCTACTGCAAGTTCAGCTGCTCCTCCACCACCTCCGCCGCCAGCACCACCggctccaccaccaccgccaatGATGCCGGGCTTCAGTCCGCTGGGCAGTCCGAGCGGCAGCCTAGCCTCGACAGCGCCATCGCCGCCACATGCCCCGCCTATGCTAAGCTCCTTCCAACCACCACCGCCTCCAGTGGCCGGCTTTATGCCCGCTCCCGATGGCGCCATGACCATCAAACGCAAGGTGCCCACTAAATACAAGTTGCCCACCTTGAACTGGATAGCACTAAAGCCTAATCAG GTACGTGGTACAATATTCAACGAGCTGGATGACGAAAAGATCTTCAAGCAAATCGACTTCAACGAGTTTGAGGAGCGATTCAAGATCGGCATTGGCGGCGCCTTGCGCAATGGTAGCAATGGAACCGAGGTTGATGGGTCGCTGCAGTCCAGCAAACGCTTCAAGAGGCCCGACAATGTCTCGCTGCTGGAGCACACGAGGTTAAGAAACATTG CAATCTCCCGTCGCAAGCTGGGTATGCCCATTGACGATGTCATCGCCGCCATCCATAGTCTGGACCTGAAGAAACTTTCCCTGGAGAACGTCGAGCTGCTGCAAAAAATGGTGCCCACGGATGCCGAGGTCAAATCCTACAAGGAATACATCATCGAGCGCAAGGACCAGCAGCTACTCACCGAAGAAGACAAGTTTATGCTGCAGTTGTCGCGTGTGGAGCGTATCTCGTCCAAGCTAGCCATTATGAACTACATGGGCAATTTTGTCGACAGCGTTCATCTCATTAGTCCG CAAGTGCAATCGATAGCAGGAGCGTCGAATTCCTTAAAACAATCTCGAAAATTCAAGGCGGTTTTAGAAATTGTCCTGGCTTTCGGCAACTATCTCAACAGCAACAAACGGGGACCAGCCTATGGCTTTAAGCTGCAATCGCTGGACACGCTGATCGATACAAAATCCACAGACAAGCGATCGTCGCTGCTTCACTATATTGTGGCCACCATACGGGCCAAGTTCCCGGAACTGCTGAACTTCGAGAGCGAGCTGTATGGAACAGACAAGGCTGCATCGGTGGCACTAGAGAATGTGGTGGCCGATGTTCAGGAGCTGGAAAAGGGCATGGATCTGGTGCGCAAGGAGGCCGAGTTGCGAGTGAAGGGTGCCCAAACGCATATACTGCGGGACTTCCTGAACAACAGCGAGGACAAGCTGAAGAAGATCAAGAGCGATCTGCGGCATGCACAGGAAGCGTTCAAGGAGTGCGTTGAGTACTTTGGCGACTCCTCACGGAATGCAGATGCGGCTGCTTTCTTTGCGTTGATCGTACGCTTCACAAGAGCGTTTAAG CAACACGATCAGGAGAACGAGCAGCGTCTTCGCCTGGAAAAGGCCGCTGCGCTGGCCGCTTCCAAGAAAGAGAACGATCAGGTGCTGATGCGCAACAAGGTGAACCAGAAGAAGCAACAG GAAGCTGTCATAAACGAGCTGAAGAGCAAGGCGCACTCGGTGCGCGAGAAAAAGCTACTGCAGCAGGACGAGGTGTACAACGGAGCCCTGGAGGACATCCTGCTTGGCCTGAAGAGCGAGCCGTACCGGCGGGCTGATGCTGTGCGGCGGTCGCAGCGCCGGAGGATCGACAATAATCGTTTGTCGCGCACCCTGGAGGAAATGGATTGTTAG
- the LOC117142128 gene encoding formin-like protein isoform X5 produces the protein MGAVKSRTITSADVDADEQLQHPNPHAHHHSMRNGHQHNGSISSGTLQKQDLRYDIGCSSQYQHVRQPSLRSRSQQPMPTTDELDRRFAKVLASMDLPPDKAKLLRNYDDEKKWDMICDQEMVQAKDPPSHYLSKLRTYLDPKASRSHRLYLFYFLCQKRKMVGESTSTQVLRDLEISLRTNHIEWVKEFLDDTNQGLDALVDYLSFRLQMMRHEQRLQGVLCASEERLNLTNGGDGGEIVMGNSSSVSPGGGGGLLSHGNSTGHGLANGTLDSRQQHTMSYGFLRPTIADALDSPSLKRRSRHIAKLNMGAATDDIHVSIMCLRAIMNNKYGFNMVIQHREAINCIALSLIHKSLRTKALVLELLAAICLVKGGHEIILGSFDNFKDVCQEKRRFQTLMEYFMNFEAFNIDFMVACMQFMNIVVHSVEDMNYRVHLQYEFTALGLDKYLERIRLTESEELKVQISAYLDNVFDVAALMEDSETKTSALERVQELEDQLEREIDRNSEFLYKYAELESESLTLKTEREQLAMIRQKLEEELTVMQRMLQHNEQELKKRDTLLHTKNMELQTLSRSLPRSASSGDGSLANGGLMAGSTSGAASLTLPPPPPPMPASPTASSAAPPPPPPPAPPAPPPPPMMPGFSPLGSPSGSLASTAPSPPHAPPMLSSFQPPPPPVAGFMPAPDGAMTIKRKVPTKYKLPTLNWIALKPNQVRGTIFNELDDEKIFKQIDFNEFEERFKIGIGGALRNGSNGTEVDGSLQSSKRFKRPDNVSLLEHTRLRNIAISRRKLGMPIDDVIAAIHSLDLKKLSLENVELLQKMVPTDAEVKSYKEYIIERKDQQLLTEEDKFMLQLSRVERISSKLAIMNYMGNFVDSVHLISPQVQSIAGASNSLKQSRKFKAVLEIVLAFGNYLNSNKRGPAYGFKLQSLDTLIDTKSTDKRSSLLHYIVATIRAKFPELLNFESELYGTDKAASVALENVVADVQELEKGMDLVRKEAELRVKGAQTHILRDFLNNSEDKLKKIKSDLRHAQEAFKECVEYFGDSSRNADAAAFFALIVRFTRAFKQHDQENEQRLRLEKAAALAASKKENDQVLMRNKVNQKKQQLPSNGALSLQEAVINELKSKAHSVREKKLLQQDEVYNGALEDILLGLKSEPYRRADAVRRSQRRRIDNNRLSRTLEEMDC, from the exons GCTTCGATGGACTTGCCACCGGATAAAGCAAAGTTGCTGCGGAACTACGATGACGAGAAGAAGTGGGACATGATATGCGATCAA GAAATGGTGCAGGCAAAGGATCCGCCCTCACATTACTTGAGTAAACTGCGCACATATCTGGACCCAAAGGCATCAAGGAGTCATCGG CTTTATCTCTTCTACTTTCTTTGTCAGAAACGGAAAATGGTCGGCGAGTCCACGTCCACCCAGGTGCTCCGCGATCTGGAGATCTCGCTGCGCACGAACCACATCGAGTGGGTGAAGGAGTTCCTGGATGACACGAACCAGGGTCTGGACGCCCTGGTCGACTATCTCAGCTTCCGACTGCAGATGATGCGGCACGAGCAGCGCCTTCAGGGTGTCTTATGTGCCTCGGAGGAGCGTCTGAATCTCACGAACGGCGGCGATGGCGGCGAGATAGTGATGGGAAACAGTAGTTCTGTTAGTCCTGGTGGAGGTGGTGGTTTACTATCCCATGGAAACAGTACGGGTCATGGTCTGGCCAATGGCACACTGGACTCGAGGCAGCAGCACACAATGTCCTATGGATTCCTACGACCCACCATTGCCGATGCTCTGGATAGTCCTAGTTTGAAGCGAAGGTCACGACATATTGCCAAATTAAACATGGGTGCCGCCACGGACGACATCCATGTGTCCATTATGTGCCTGCGAGCCATCATGAACAACAAGTATGGGTTCAACATGGTCATCCAGCATCGCGAGGCCATCAACTGCATTGCCTTGAGTCTTATCCACAAATCGCTGAGGACGAAAGCCCTGGTCCTGGAGCTGCTGGCAGCCATCTGTCTGGTAAAGGGCGGACACGAGATCATTTTGGGTTCGTTCGATAACTTCAAGGATGTGTGCCAGGAGAAGCGTCGCTTCCAAACGCTCATGGAGTACTTTATGAACTTCGAGGCCTTTAACATAGATTTTATGGTTGCCTGCATGCAGTTTATGAACATCGTTGTCCACTCGGTGGAGGACATGAACTACAGAGTCCACTTGCAGTACGAGTTTACGGCCCTGGGCTTGGATAAGTATCTGGAGCGAATTCGACTGACAGAATCGGAGGAGCTGAAGGTGCAGATATCAGCCTATTTGGACAACGTCTTCGATGTGGCTGCCTTGATGGAGGATTCCGAGACAAAAACTTCAGCCCTGGAACGAGTCCAGGAGCTTGAGGATCAACTTGAGCGAGAAATAGATCGTAACTCAGAGTTCCTCTATAAGTATGCGGAATTAGAGTCCGAGAGTCTAACGCTGAAAACGGAACGCGAGCAGCTGGCTATGATCCGGCAGAAGCTGGAGGAGGAACTTACAGTGATGCAGCGGATGTTGCAGCACAACGAGCAGGAACTGAAGAAGCGGGACACACTGCTGCACACAAAGAACATGGAGCTGCAGACGCTTTCGCGTTCCCTGCCACGATCCGCCTCCAGCGGCGATGGTTCTCTGGCGAATGGTGGCCTCATGGCTGGTTCCACTTCGGGGGCAGCCTCTCTAACATTGCCACCACCTCCGCCGCCAATGCCCGCCTCGCCTACTGCAAGTTCAGCTGCTCCTCCACCACCTCCGCCGCCAGCACCACCggctccaccaccaccgccaatGATGCCGGGCTTCAGTCCGCTGGGCAGTCCGAGCGGCAGCCTAGCCTCGACAGCGCCATCGCCGCCACATGCCCCGCCTATGCTAAGCTCCTTCCAACCACCACCGCCTCCAGTGGCCGGCTTTATGCCCGCTCCCGATGGCGCCATGACCATCAAACGCAAGGTGCCCACTAAATACAAGTTGCCCACCTTGAACTGGATAGCACTAAAGCCTAATCAG GTACGTGGTACAATATTCAACGAGCTGGATGACGAAAAGATCTTCAAGCAAATCGACTTCAACGAGTTTGAGGAGCGATTCAAGATCGGCATTGGCGGCGCCTTGCGCAATGGTAGCAATGGAACCGAGGTTGATGGGTCGCTGCAGTCCAGCAAACGCTTCAAGAGGCCCGACAATGTCTCGCTGCTGGAGCACACGAGGTTAAGAAACATTG CAATCTCCCGTCGCAAGCTGGGTATGCCCATTGACGATGTCATCGCCGCCATCCATAGTCTGGACCTGAAGAAACTTTCCCTGGAGAACGTCGAGCTGCTGCAAAAAATGGTGCCCACGGATGCCGAGGTCAAATCCTACAAGGAATACATCATCGAGCGCAAGGACCAGCAGCTACTCACCGAAGAAGACAAGTTTATGCTGCAGTTGTCGCGTGTGGAGCGTATCTCGTCCAAGCTAGCCATTATGAACTACATGGGCAATTTTGTCGACAGCGTTCATCTCATTAGTCCG CAAGTGCAATCGATAGCAGGAGCGTCGAATTCCTTAAAACAATCTCGAAAATTCAAGGCGGTTTTAGAAATTGTCCTGGCTTTCGGCAACTATCTCAACAGCAACAAACGGGGACCAGCCTATGGCTTTAAGCTGCAATCGCTGGACACGCTGATCGATACAAAATCCACAGACAAGCGATCGTCGCTGCTTCACTATATTGTGGCCACCATACGGGCCAAGTTCCCGGAACTGCTGAACTTCGAGAGCGAGCTGTATGGAACAGACAAGGCTGCATCGGTGGCACTAGAGAATGTGGTGGCCGATGTTCAGGAGCTGGAAAAGGGCATGGATCTGGTGCGCAAGGAGGCCGAGTTGCGAGTGAAGGGTGCCCAAACGCATATACTGCGGGACTTCCTGAACAACAGCGAGGACAAGCTGAAGAAGATCAAGAGCGATCTGCGGCATGCACAGGAAGCGTTCAAGGAGTGCGTTGAGTACTTTGGCGACTCCTCACGGAATGCAGATGCGGCTGCTTTCTTTGCGTTGATCGTACGCTTCACAAGAGCGTTTAAG CAACACGATCAGGAGAACGAGCAGCGTCTTCGCCTGGAAAAGGCCGCTGCGCTGGCCGCTTCCAAGAAAGAGAACGATCAGGTGCTGATGCGCAACAAGGTGAACCAGAAGAAGCAACAG TTGCCCTCAAACGGCGCATTATCCTTGCAGGAAGCTGTCATAAACGAGCTGAAGAGCAAGGCGCACTCGGTGCGCGAGAAAAAGCTACTGCAGCAGGACGAGGTGTACAACGGAGCCCTGGAGGACATCCTGCTTGGCCTGAAGAGCGAGCCGTACCGGCGGGCTGATGCTGTGCGGCGGTCGCAGCGCCGGAGGATCGACAATAATCGTTTGTCGCGCACCCTGGAGGAAATGGATTGTTAG
- the LOC117142128 gene encoding formin-like protein isoform X6 — protein MGAVKSRTITSADVDADEQLQHPNPHAHHHSMRNGHQHNGSISSGTLQKQDLRYDIGCSSQYQHVRQPSLRSRSQQPMPTTDELDRRFAKVLASMDLPPDKAKLLRNYDDEKKWDMICDQEMVQAKDPPSHYLSKLRTYLDPKASRSHRKRKMVGESTSTQVLRDLEISLRTNHIEWVKEFLDDTNQGLDALVDYLSFRLQMMRHEQRLQGVLCASEERLNLTNGGDGGEIVMGNSSSVSPGGGGGLLSHGNSTGHGLANGTLDSRQQHTMSYGFLRPTIADALDSPSLKRRSRHIAKLNMGAATDDIHVSIMCLRAIMNNKYGFNMVIQHREAINCIALSLIHKSLRTKALVLELLAAICLVKGGHEIILGSFDNFKDVCQEKRRFQTLMEYFMNFEAFNIDFMVACMQFMNIVVHSVEDMNYRVHLQYEFTALGLDKYLERIRLTESEELKVQISAYLDNVFDVAALMEDSETKTSALERVQELEDQLEREIDRNSEFLYKYAELESESLTLKTEREQLAMIRQKLEEELTVMQRMLQHNEQELKKRDTLLHTKNMELQTLSRSLPRSASSGDGSLANGGLMAGSTSGAASLTLPPPPPPMPASPTASSAAPPPPPPPAPPAPPPPPMMPGFSPLGSPSGSLASTAPSPPHAPPMLSSFQPPPPPVAGFMPAPDGAMTIKRKVPTKYKLPTLNWIALKPNQVRGTIFNELDDEKIFKQIDFNEFEERFKIGIGGALRNGSNGTEVDGSLQSSKRFKRPDNVSLLEHTRLRNIAISRRKLGMPIDDVIAAIHSLDLKKLSLENVELLQKMVPTDAEVKSYKEYIIERKDQQLLTEEDKFMLQLSRVERISSKLAIMNYMGNFVDSVHLISPQVQSIAGASNSLKQSRKFKAVLEIVLAFGNYLNSNKRGPAYGFKLQSLDTLIDTKSTDKRSSLLHYIVATIRAKFPELLNFESELYGTDKAASVALENVVADVQELEKGMDLVRKEAELRVKGAQTHILRDFLNNSEDKLKKIKSDLRHAQEAFKECVEYFGDSSRNADAAAFFALIVRFTRAFKQHDQENEQRLRLEKAAALAASKKENDQVLMRNKVNQKKQQLPSNGALSLQEAVINELKSKAHSVREKKLLQQDEVYNGALEDILLGLKSEPYRRADAVRRSQRRRIDNNRLSRTLEEMDC, from the exons GCTTCGATGGACTTGCCACCGGATAAAGCAAAGTTGCTGCGGAACTACGATGACGAGAAGAAGTGGGACATGATATGCGATCAA GAAATGGTGCAGGCAAAGGATCCGCCCTCACATTACTTGAGTAAACTGCGCACATATCTGGACCCAAAGGCATCAAGGAGTCATCGG AAACGGAAAATGGTCGGCGAGTCCACGTCCACCCAGGTGCTCCGCGATCTGGAGATCTCGCTGCGCACGAACCACATCGAGTGGGTGAAGGAGTTCCTGGATGACACGAACCAGGGTCTGGACGCCCTGGTCGACTATCTCAGCTTCCGACTGCAGATGATGCGGCACGAGCAGCGCCTTCAGGGTGTCTTATGTGCCTCGGAGGAGCGTCTGAATCTCACGAACGGCGGCGATGGCGGCGAGATAGTGATGGGAAACAGTAGTTCTGTTAGTCCTGGTGGAGGTGGTGGTTTACTATCCCATGGAAACAGTACGGGTCATGGTCTGGCCAATGGCACACTGGACTCGAGGCAGCAGCACACAATGTCCTATGGATTCCTACGACCCACCATTGCCGATGCTCTGGATAGTCCTAGTTTGAAGCGAAGGTCACGACATATTGCCAAATTAAACATGGGTGCCGCCACGGACGACATCCATGTGTCCATTATGTGCCTGCGAGCCATCATGAACAACAAGTATGGGTTCAACATGGTCATCCAGCATCGCGAGGCCATCAACTGCATTGCCTTGAGTCTTATCCACAAATCGCTGAGGACGAAAGCCCTGGTCCTGGAGCTGCTGGCAGCCATCTGTCTGGTAAAGGGCGGACACGAGATCATTTTGGGTTCGTTCGATAACTTCAAGGATGTGTGCCAGGAGAAGCGTCGCTTCCAAACGCTCATGGAGTACTTTATGAACTTCGAGGCCTTTAACATAGATTTTATGGTTGCCTGCATGCAGTTTATGAACATCGTTGTCCACTCGGTGGAGGACATGAACTACAGAGTCCACTTGCAGTACGAGTTTACGGCCCTGGGCTTGGATAAGTATCTGGAGCGAATTCGACTGACAGAATCGGAGGAGCTGAAGGTGCAGATATCAGCCTATTTGGACAACGTCTTCGATGTGGCTGCCTTGATGGAGGATTCCGAGACAAAAACTTCAGCCCTGGAACGAGTCCAGGAGCTTGAGGATCAACTTGAGCGAGAAATAGATCGTAACTCAGAGTTCCTCTATAAGTATGCGGAATTAGAGTCCGAGAGTCTAACGCTGAAAACGGAACGCGAGCAGCTGGCTATGATCCGGCAGAAGCTGGAGGAGGAACTTACAGTGATGCAGCGGATGTTGCAGCACAACGAGCAGGAACTGAAGAAGCGGGACACACTGCTGCACACAAAGAACATGGAGCTGCAGACGCTTTCGCGTTCCCTGCCACGATCCGCCTCCAGCGGCGATGGTTCTCTGGCGAATGGTGGCCTCATGGCTGGTTCCACTTCGGGGGCAGCCTCTCTAACATTGCCACCACCTCCGCCGCCAATGCCCGCCTCGCCTACTGCAAGTTCAGCTGCTCCTCCACCACCTCCGCCGCCAGCACCACCggctccaccaccaccgccaatGATGCCGGGCTTCAGTCCGCTGGGCAGTCCGAGCGGCAGCCTAGCCTCGACAGCGCCATCGCCGCCACATGCCCCGCCTATGCTAAGCTCCTTCCAACCACCACCGCCTCCAGTGGCCGGCTTTATGCCCGCTCCCGATGGCGCCATGACCATCAAACGCAAGGTGCCCACTAAATACAAGTTGCCCACCTTGAACTGGATAGCACTAAAGCCTAATCAG GTACGTGGTACAATATTCAACGAGCTGGATGACGAAAAGATCTTCAAGCAAATCGACTTCAACGAGTTTGAGGAGCGATTCAAGATCGGCATTGGCGGCGCCTTGCGCAATGGTAGCAATGGAACCGAGGTTGATGGGTCGCTGCAGTCCAGCAAACGCTTCAAGAGGCCCGACAATGTCTCGCTGCTGGAGCACACGAGGTTAAGAAACATTG CAATCTCCCGTCGCAAGCTGGGTATGCCCATTGACGATGTCATCGCCGCCATCCATAGTCTGGACCTGAAGAAACTTTCCCTGGAGAACGTCGAGCTGCTGCAAAAAATGGTGCCCACGGATGCCGAGGTCAAATCCTACAAGGAATACATCATCGAGCGCAAGGACCAGCAGCTACTCACCGAAGAAGACAAGTTTATGCTGCAGTTGTCGCGTGTGGAGCGTATCTCGTCCAAGCTAGCCATTATGAACTACATGGGCAATTTTGTCGACAGCGTTCATCTCATTAGTCCG CAAGTGCAATCGATAGCAGGAGCGTCGAATTCCTTAAAACAATCTCGAAAATTCAAGGCGGTTTTAGAAATTGTCCTGGCTTTCGGCAACTATCTCAACAGCAACAAACGGGGACCAGCCTATGGCTTTAAGCTGCAATCGCTGGACACGCTGATCGATACAAAATCCACAGACAAGCGATCGTCGCTGCTTCACTATATTGTGGCCACCATACGGGCCAAGTTCCCGGAACTGCTGAACTTCGAGAGCGAGCTGTATGGAACAGACAAGGCTGCATCGGTGGCACTAGAGAATGTGGTGGCCGATGTTCAGGAGCTGGAAAAGGGCATGGATCTGGTGCGCAAGGAGGCCGAGTTGCGAGTGAAGGGTGCCCAAACGCATATACTGCGGGACTTCCTGAACAACAGCGAGGACAAGCTGAAGAAGATCAAGAGCGATCTGCGGCATGCACAGGAAGCGTTCAAGGAGTGCGTTGAGTACTTTGGCGACTCCTCACGGAATGCAGATGCGGCTGCTTTCTTTGCGTTGATCGTACGCTTCACAAGAGCGTTTAAG CAACACGATCAGGAGAACGAGCAGCGTCTTCGCCTGGAAAAGGCCGCTGCGCTGGCCGCTTCCAAGAAAGAGAACGATCAGGTGCTGATGCGCAACAAGGTGAACCAGAAGAAGCAACAG TTGCCCTCAAACGGCGCATTATCCTTGCAGGAAGCTGTCATAAACGAGCTGAAGAGCAAGGCGCACTCGGTGCGCGAGAAAAAGCTACTGCAGCAGGACGAGGTGTACAACGGAGCCCTGGAGGACATCCTGCTTGGCCTGAAGAGCGAGCCGTACCGGCGGGCTGATGCTGTGCGGCGGTCGCAGCGCCGGAGGATCGACAATAATCGTTTGTCGCGCACCCTGGAGGAAATGGATTGTTAG